The following proteins are co-located in the Macadamia integrifolia cultivar HAES 741 chromosome 3, SCU_Mint_v3, whole genome shotgun sequence genome:
- the LOC122074782 gene encoding uncharacterized oxidoreductase At4g09670-like isoform X2 translates to MADTPIRFGVLGCAEVSRTLSKKLSRAITLCPNSTLVAVGSSSLDEAKEFAAKSGVPPSAKIYGSYEAVLDDPDVEAVYVPLPPKLHLGWAVLAAKKKKHLLLEKPVALNVAEFDQIVEACEANGVQFMDGTLWMHHPRTSKMKEFLSDTQRFGHVKTVHSIFSVAVNDDFLKNDIRLKPDLDGLGSLGDAGWYCIRSILWACDYELPKTLVALHGSVLNEAGVILDCGSSLQWEDGKTATFHCSYLSNLTTDITIVGTKGTLQVNDFIIPYEEKSASSSVASKTGFMELVVTLDLPQEICMVREFSRLVKSIKECGSEPESKWLSIRRKTQLVMDAVKASIAKGFKPIQLGV, encoded by the exons ATGGCAGATACGCCAATCCGATTCGGTGTTCTGGGTTGTGCAGAAGTATCGCGGACTCTATCGAAGAAGCTATCGAGAGCTATAACACTCTGTCCCAACTCAACCCTCGTTGCCGTTGGCAGCAGTTCTCTCGACGAGGCCAAGGAATTTGCTGCGAAGAGCGGAGTTCCTCCGTCAGCGAAGATCTATGGAAGCTACGAAGCTGTCCTCGATGATCCAGATGTAGAAGCAGTGTATGTGCCTCTTCCACCAAAACTGCACTTGGGGTGGGCGGTGCTGGctgcgaagaagaagaagcacttGCTTTTGGAGAAGCCCGTGGCCTTGAACGTGGCTGAGTTTGATCAGATCGTGGAGGCCTGTGAGGCCAATGGAGTGCAGTTCATGGACGGAACCTTGTGGATGCACCACCCTAGGACTTCCAAAATGAAGGAATTCCTCTCCGATACGCAGCGTTTCGGTCACGTCAAAACG GTTCACAGCATCTTTTCAGTTGCTGTTAATGATGATTTTCTTAAGAATGACATCAGATTAAAGCCAGATCTTGATGGGCTTGGGTCTCTGGGTGATGCTGGGTGGTACTGCATCAGGTCTATATTGTGGGCTTGTGACTATGAACTTCCCAAGACACTGGTTGCCCTCCATGGATCTGTTCTTAATGAAGCAGGAGTGATCTTGGATTGTGGATCTTCTTTACAGTGGGAAGATGGGAAGACAGCAACTTTCCATTGCTCATACCTCTCCAATTTGACCACAGATATAACTATAGTTGGAACAAAAGGAACTCTACAAGTTAATGATTTCATTATCCCTTATGAAGAGAAATCTGCTTCATCTTCTGTGGCTTCTAAGACTGGATTCATGGAGCTAGTGGTCACATTAGATCTCCCTCAGGAGATATGCATGGTGAGGGAGTTCTCAAGGTTGGTGAAAAGTATTAAAGAGTGTGGTTCTGAACCGGAGAGTAAGTGGCTTAGCATCCGCAGGAAGACACAACTGGTTATGGATGCAGTCAAGGCATCCATTGCGAAAGGTTTTAAGCCCATCCAGCTTGGGGTTTAA
- the LOC122072583 gene encoding cytochrome P450 78A7-like encodes MELGMPSKDSSWWIFTLPAFFGNRNLFDQWVLFSLLVAFISVGLLTWAFTAGGLAWKHGRNHWGVTSLPGPRGLPMFGSLFSLSRGLAHRTLATIAATLGATQLMAFSLGSTPVVVSSDPHTAKEILTSPYFADRPVKHSAKMLMFERAIGFAPNGTYWRLLRRIASSHLFAPKRIAAHEAGRQLDCAAMLSGITEEQSKRGAVLLRKHLQAASLNSIMGSVFGKRYDVGEDESQELKELREMVNEGFELLGAFNWSDYLPWLSYFYDPFRINQRCAALVPRVRSFVREIIDAHQQLRRCDMVSDNADFVDVLLSLDGEEKLQEDDMVAVLWEMIFRGTDTTALLTEWVMAELVLNPEVQAKLQEELDLHVGNKGLTDADLVNLPYLQSVLKETLRIHPPGPLLSWSRLSTSDVQLSNGMVIPAHTTAMVNMWAITHDPEIWKDPMVFKPERFMEKAGGENVDVRGNDLRLAPFGAGRRVCPGKNLGLVTVSLWVAKLVQHFKWVADTKKPVDLSEVLKLSCEMKNPLSVVAVPRNVVPSPSLV; translated from the exons ATGGAGTTGGGTATGCCTTCCAAGGATTCAAGCTGGTGGATCTTCACACTACCAGCTTTTTTCGGGAACAGAAATCTATTCGACCAATGGGTTCTGTTTTCCCTTCTTGTAGCTTTCATATCCGTTGGGCTTCTCACCTGGGCTTTCACCGCTGGTGGGCTTGCTTGGAAACACGGCAGGAACCACTGGGGTGTTACTTCCCTCCCCGGCCCTCGAGGTCTCCCCATGTTTGGTAGCTTGTTCAGCCTCAGCCGTGGCTTAGCTCACCGGACCCTAGCCACCATAGCTGCAACCCTTGGTGCAACTCAGCTCATGGCCTTCAGCTTGGGTTCCACCCCTGTAGTGGTCTCTTCCGACCCACACACGGCCAAGGAGATCCTCACCTCTCCCTATTTCGCTGATCGTCCGGTTAAACACTCAGCCAAAATGCTAATGTTCGAGCGAGCCATTGGGTTCGCCCCAAACGGTACTTACTGGAGGCTCCTCAGGAGGATTGCTTCCTCTCACCTGTTCGCCCCCAAGCGCATCGCAGCCCACGAAGCCGGACGTCAACTAGACTGCGCAGCCATGCTAAGTGGCATCACTGAAGAACAGTCCAAGCGTGGGGCGGTGCTCTTGAGAAAGCACCTTCAAGCAGCTTCCCTCAATAGCATCATGGGCAGCGTTTTCGGTAAGAGATACGATGTGGGTGAAGATGAAAGCCAAGAGTTGAAGGAGCTTCGTGAGATGGTAAATGAAGGGTTCGAGCTTCTTGGTGCCTTCAACTGGTCTGATTATCTTCCATGGCTGAGCTACTTCTATGATCCTTTCCGTATCAATCAACGATGCGCCGCTCTCGTTCCTCGCGTGAGGAGTTTCGTTCGTGAGATTATTGACGCGCACCAGCAGCTCCGTAGGTGTGACATGGTATCCGATAATGCAGACTTCGTCGATGTCTTGCTCTCTCTCGATGGTGAAGAGAAGCTCCAAGAGGATGACATGGTTGCTGTCTTATGG GAAATGATCTTCCGAGGTACTGACACGACGGCGCTACTGACCGAGTGGGTAATGGCCGAGTTGGTGTTGAACCCGGAGGTGCAAGCCAAGCTTCAAGAAGAGCTTGACCTCCACGTGGGTAACAAGGGTTTAACGGATGCGGATCTAGTGAACCTACCGTATCTCCAGTCAGTGTTGAAGGAGACTCTCCGAATCCACCCACCTGGTCCACTCCTTTCGTGGTCCCGGTTGTCCACGTCAGACGTCCAGCTAAGCAATGGTATGGTCATCCCAGCTCACACCACAGCCATGGTCAACATGTGGGCCATTACCCATGACCCAGAGATTTGGAAGGATCCCATGGTTTTTAAGCCAGAGAGGTTCATGGAGAAAGCTGGTGGTGAGAATGTGGATGTGAGGGGAAATGACCTAAGGCTAGCTCCCTTTGGGGCGGGTCGTCGGGTGTGTCCGGGCAAGAATTTAGGGTTGGTGACGGTTAGCCTTTGGGTGGCTAAGCTGGTTCAGCATTTCAAGTGGGTTGCAGACACCAAGAAGCCAGTTGACTTGAGTGAGGTGTTGAAGCTGTCTTGCGAGATGAAGAACCCTCTCTCTGTGGTGGCTGTTCCAAGGAATGTTGTGCCAAGCCCTTCACTGGTCTAG
- the LOC122074936 gene encoding putative disease resistance protein At1g50180: protein MSAKQELKMAEGAVSFVIGKLGLLISQEGSFLGRVKTQIMSLREELEWISSFLRDADEKRRRNEWVNVWVNQVSNLAFDAEVINDLFIFEVQQQRQRNIGLRCMGYPKHLFTLHKFGNQIEDIKRRIGEISANRSKYGTETLETGGGTSSRLNDGIAWKLRRASMEEEVDVVGFDQDIETLAKLLIKQDHPQARQLLVVSIVGMGGSGKTTLARSIYNKSYVKNTFDSYAWIYVSQEYRIKDLLFEVITQVMMPTEKEKKKLKEKNEDELREKLSNDLKERRCLFVDDVWKMEDWDILKMAFLSHYDERKQQRVLLTTRKVEVAKYADPSTDPRELNALGDEESFELFSKKVFLSQSGSD from the coding sequence ATGTCTGCTAAACAAGAGCTAAAAATGGCAGAGGGTGCCGTCTCATTTGTTATTGGAAAACTGGGTTTGCTAATATCACAGGAAGGTAGTTTCCTTGGTAGAGTTAAAACGCAAATCATGTCTCTTCGTGAAGAACTTGAGTGGATTAGCTCTTTCCTAAGAGATGCTGATGAAAAGCGCAGAAGAAATGAATGGGTGAACGTATGGGTGAACCAAGTCAGCAATCTAGCTTTTGATGCAGAGGTTATTAATGATTTGTTCATTTTTGAAGTCCAGCAACAACGGCAAAGAAATATCGGTCTGAGGTGTATGGGTTATCCCAAACATCTTTTTACTCTCCACAAGTTTGGAAATCAAATCGAGGACATCAAAAGAAGGATTGGAGAGATTTCAGCTAACAGATCCAAGTATGGGACCGAAACCTTAGAAACTGGAGGAGGAACTTCGTCTCGTTTGAATGATGGCATAGCATGGAAGTTAAGGAGAGCTTCTATGGAAGAGGAAGTTGATGTTGTTGGCTTTGACCAAGATATTGAGACACTAGCGAAGCTTCTGATAAAACAAGACCACCCCCAGGCCCGGCAGCTTCTTGTTGTTTCCATAGTTGGTATGGGTGGTTCAGGTAAGACCACTTTGGCTAGATCTATTTATAATAAGAGTTATGTCAAGAACACTTTTGATTCGTATGCATGGATTTATGTCTCCCAAGAATACAGAATAAAAGATCTTCTGTTTGAGGTCATAACACAAGTTATGATGCCaacggagaaggagaagaagaagttaaaagagaagaatgaagatgagcTGAGGGAGAAGCTCTCTAATGACTTGAAAGAAAGGAGATGTCTATTTGTCGATGATGTATGGAAGATGGAAGATTGGGATATATTAAAGATGGCATTTCTATCTCACTACGATGAGAGGAAGCAACAACGAGTGTTACTTACCACTCGTAAAGTAGAAGTAGCCAAATATGCTGACCCATCAACTGATCCACGTGAACTCAATGCTCTGGGTGATGAGGAGAGTTTTGAACTCTTCTCAAAGAAGGTCTTCCTGTCTCAATCGGGAAGTGATTAG
- the LOC122074782 gene encoding uncharacterized oxidoreductase At4g09670-like isoform X1: protein MADTPIRFGVLGCAEVSRTLSKKLSRAITLCPNSTLVAVGSSSLDEAKEFAAKSGVPPSAKIYGSYEAVLDDPDVEAVYVPLPPKLHLGWAVLAAKKKKHLLLEKPVALNVAEFDQIVEACEANGVQFMDGTLWMHHPRTSKMKEFLSDTQRFGHVKTASFFHLNIFFVHSIFSVAVNDDFLKNDIRLKPDLDGLGSLGDAGWYCIRSILWACDYELPKTLVALHGSVLNEAGVILDCGSSLQWEDGKTATFHCSYLSNLTTDITIVGTKGTLQVNDFIIPYEEKSASSSVASKTGFMELVVTLDLPQEICMVREFSRLVKSIKECGSEPESKWLSIRRKTQLVMDAVKASIAKGFKPIQLGV, encoded by the exons ATGGCAGATACGCCAATCCGATTCGGTGTTCTGGGTTGTGCAGAAGTATCGCGGACTCTATCGAAGAAGCTATCGAGAGCTATAACACTCTGTCCCAACTCAACCCTCGTTGCCGTTGGCAGCAGTTCTCTCGACGAGGCCAAGGAATTTGCTGCGAAGAGCGGAGTTCCTCCGTCAGCGAAGATCTATGGAAGCTACGAAGCTGTCCTCGATGATCCAGATGTAGAAGCAGTGTATGTGCCTCTTCCACCAAAACTGCACTTGGGGTGGGCGGTGCTGGctgcgaagaagaagaagcacttGCTTTTGGAGAAGCCCGTGGCCTTGAACGTGGCTGAGTTTGATCAGATCGTGGAGGCCTGTGAGGCCAATGGAGTGCAGTTCATGGACGGAACCTTGTGGATGCACCACCCTAGGACTTCCAAAATGAAGGAATTCCTCTCCGATACGCAGCGTTTCGGTCACGTCAAAACGGCAAGCTTCTTTCATCTTAATATCTTCTTT GTTCACAGCATCTTTTCAGTTGCTGTTAATGATGATTTTCTTAAGAATGACATCAGATTAAAGCCAGATCTTGATGGGCTTGGGTCTCTGGGTGATGCTGGGTGGTACTGCATCAGGTCTATATTGTGGGCTTGTGACTATGAACTTCCCAAGACACTGGTTGCCCTCCATGGATCTGTTCTTAATGAAGCAGGAGTGATCTTGGATTGTGGATCTTCTTTACAGTGGGAAGATGGGAAGACAGCAACTTTCCATTGCTCATACCTCTCCAATTTGACCACAGATATAACTATAGTTGGAACAAAAGGAACTCTACAAGTTAATGATTTCATTATCCCTTATGAAGAGAAATCTGCTTCATCTTCTGTGGCTTCTAAGACTGGATTCATGGAGCTAGTGGTCACATTAGATCTCCCTCAGGAGATATGCATGGTGAGGGAGTTCTCAAGGTTGGTGAAAAGTATTAAAGAGTGTGGTTCTGAACCGGAGAGTAAGTGGCTTAGCATCCGCAGGAAGACACAACTGGTTATGGATGCAGTCAAGGCATCCATTGCGAAAGGTTTTAAGCCCATCCAGCTTGGGGTTTAA